From the genome of Actinacidiphila yeochonensis CN732, one region includes:
- a CDS encoding zinc-binding dehydrogenase has protein sequence MFAVYAARTDAKRPLDGLELGERPEPAAREGWTTVEVRAASLNHHDLWSLRGVGLGEKSLPMILGCDAAGVDENGDEVVVHAVVGQTGHGVGPDEPRSILTERYQGTFAERVSVPVWNLLPKPPELSFEEAACLPTAWLTAYRMLFTNAGVRPGDAVLVQGAGGGVATAAIVLAKAAGLRVYATSRDAGKRARAAALGAHGVFEPGARLPERVDAVLETVGAATWSHSVKSLRPGGTVVISGATSGPNPPAAELNRIFFLELKVVGSTMGTKDELADLLGFCAATGVRPVVDSVLPMSRAREAFSRLAEGDVFGKLVLTPSS, from the coding sequence ATGTTTGCTGTGTACGCCGCACGGACCGACGCGAAGCGCCCGCTGGACGGTCTTGAGCTGGGCGAGCGGCCGGAGCCGGCCGCCCGGGAGGGCTGGACGACCGTCGAGGTGCGCGCCGCCTCGCTGAACCACCACGACCTGTGGTCGCTGCGCGGGGTCGGGCTGGGTGAGAAGAGCCTGCCGATGATCCTCGGGTGCGACGCCGCCGGCGTGGACGAGAACGGCGACGAGGTGGTCGTCCACGCGGTCGTCGGGCAGACCGGCCACGGTGTCGGCCCGGACGAGCCGCGCTCGATCCTCACCGAGCGGTACCAGGGGACGTTCGCCGAACGGGTGTCGGTGCCGGTGTGGAACCTGCTGCCCAAGCCGCCGGAGCTGTCGTTCGAGGAGGCCGCGTGCCTGCCCACGGCGTGGCTGACGGCCTACCGGATGCTCTTCACCAACGCCGGGGTGCGGCCCGGGGACGCGGTGCTCGTGCAGGGCGCCGGCGGGGGTGTCGCGACGGCCGCGATCGTCCTGGCCAAGGCCGCCGGCCTGCGCGTCTACGCCACCAGCCGGGACGCGGGCAAGCGGGCGCGGGCCGCCGCCCTGGGCGCGCACGGGGTGTTCGAGCCCGGCGCCCGGCTGCCCGAGCGGGTGGACGCCGTACTGGAGACGGTCGGCGCGGCCACGTGGTCGCACTCGGTGAAGTCGCTGCGACCCGGCGGCACCGTCGTCATCTCGGGTGCCACCAGCGGGCCGAACCCGCCGGCCGCCGAGCTGAACCGGATCTTCTTCCTCGAACTGAAGGTCGTCGGCTCCACGATGGGCACGAAGGACGAGCTGGCCGACCTGCTCGGCTTCTGCGCCGCCACCGGCGTGCGGCCGGTCGTCGACTCGGTGCTGCCGATGTCCCGCGCCCGCGAGGCGTTCTCCCGGCTGGCCGAGGGGGACGTCTTCGGCAAGCTGGTGCTCACGCCGTCGTCGTGA
- a CDS encoding PadR family transcriptional regulator: MAPVFAHGRLRLYLLKLLDEAPRHGYEVIRLLEERFQGLYAPSAGTVYPRLAKLEKEGLVTHSTEGGRKVYALTDDGRAELASRAEEIAGLEAEIRDSVSALAAEIRADVRGNAGDLRREMQAAARQARTDSGGYGREGRGSEGTSSWEEAKQQWREQARQAKEESRRAKQEAHDAHRQATAAREAMESAREEVQRIARQVQDQVQTHARAGDWQSGLREGLAELTRELGRFGQETPRPGAGKDAASPWGWATSPSPEDADQPHDQPHGDADQREAEAASPEPDTSTGAPENTERAGNTERTENAERTEDTEPPSADPFRDLERLLDRFRDDVRDAARDGGITDAQLREVRRHVTTAAAGIAAVLRRGAD, from the coding sequence ATGGCCCCCGTCTTCGCCCACGGCCGGCTGCGGCTGTACCTGCTCAAGCTGCTCGACGAGGCGCCGCGCCACGGCTACGAGGTGATCCGCCTGCTGGAGGAGCGCTTCCAGGGCCTGTACGCGCCCTCCGCCGGCACCGTCTACCCGCGGCTGGCCAAGCTGGAGAAGGAGGGCCTGGTCACCCACTCCACCGAGGGCGGCCGCAAGGTGTACGCGCTCACCGACGACGGCCGCGCCGAACTCGCCTCCCGGGCCGAGGAGATCGCCGGCCTGGAGGCGGAGATCCGTGACTCGGTCTCCGCGCTGGCCGCCGAGATCCGGGCGGACGTCCGGGGCAACGCCGGCGATCTGCGCCGGGAGATGCAGGCCGCGGCGCGGCAGGCCAGGACCGACTCCGGCGGGTACGGCCGGGAGGGCCGCGGCTCCGAGGGCACCTCGTCCTGGGAGGAGGCCAAGCAGCAGTGGCGCGAGCAGGCCAGGCAGGCGAAGGAGGAGAGCCGCCGGGCCAAGCAGGAGGCCCACGACGCCCACCGCCAGGCCACGGCCGCGCGCGAGGCGATGGAGAGCGCGCGGGAGGAGGTGCAGCGCATCGCCCGGCAGGTGCAGGACCAGGTGCAGACGCACGCCCGGGCCGGGGACTGGCAGTCCGGGCTCCGCGAGGGCCTGGCCGAACTCACCCGCGAGCTCGGGAGGTTCGGCCAGGAGACGCCCCGGCCCGGCGCCGGCAAGGACGCCGCCTCCCCCTGGGGATGGGCGACCTCGCCCTCGCCCGAGGACGCGGACCAGCCGCACGACCAGCCGCACGGGGACGCGGACCAGCGGGAGGCCGAGGCCGCGAGTCCCGAACCGGACACCTCCACCGGCGCCCCCGAGAACACCGAGCGAGCCGGGAACACCGAGCGCACCGAGAATGCCGAGCGCACCGAGGACACCGAGCCGCCGTCAGCCGACCCGTTCCGTGACCTCGAACGCCTGCTGGACCGTTTCCGGGACGACGTCCGCGACGCGGCCCGCGACGGCGGCATCACAGACGCCCAGCTCCGCGAGGTACGCCGGCACGTCACCACCGCCGCGGCCGGCATCGCGGCCGTCCTCCGCCGCGGCGCCGACTGA
- a CDS encoding DUF4097 family beta strand repeat-containing protein — MGDTSERTVSEPATFVFDEQVDTVTVKIVNGEVNVVGSEGPSARVEITEVDGPPLKVSLKGGRLTVGYEDLRWNGFLKITRKSWRRRAVVSLTVPQRTAVEVATVGAGAVVSGVSGSTSVQGVGGDTTLVGLSGKVRAQTVSGSVEAQSLSGDLHFSTVSGDLTVVDGTSSAVKGDSVSGNMVLDLGTVPGGDVRLNTVSGEIALRLPEHGDAEVDASTTSGRVSCAFDELRVDGGWGAKRVSGRIGGRIDGGTRLRATTVSGAIAVLRRPSLDDSGHGTPGGAPETGASGLRKES, encoded by the coding sequence ATGGGCGACACGTCGGAGCGGACCGTCTCCGAGCCCGCGACGTTCGTCTTCGACGAACAGGTCGACACCGTGACCGTCAAGATCGTCAACGGCGAGGTGAACGTCGTCGGCTCCGAGGGCCCGTCCGCCCGGGTGGAGATCACCGAGGTCGACGGCCCGCCGCTGAAGGTCTCGCTGAAGGGCGGCCGGCTGACCGTCGGCTACGAGGACCTGCGCTGGAACGGGTTCCTGAAGATCACCCGGAAGAGCTGGCGGCGCCGGGCGGTGGTCTCCCTGACCGTCCCGCAGCGGACCGCCGTCGAGGTGGCGACGGTCGGCGCCGGCGCGGTGGTGTCCGGTGTCTCCGGCAGCACCTCCGTGCAGGGTGTGGGCGGCGACACCACCCTGGTCGGCCTGAGCGGCAAGGTGCGGGCGCAGACCGTGAGCGGCAGCGTCGAGGCGCAGTCGCTCTCCGGCGACCTGCACTTCTCCACCGTCTCCGGCGACCTGACCGTCGTGGACGGCACCAGCTCGGCGGTCAAGGGCGACTCGGTCAGCGGCAACATGGTGCTCGACCTGGGCACCGTGCCCGGCGGCGACGTGCGGCTCAACACCGTCTCGGGCGAGATCGCGCTGCGCCTGCCCGAGCACGGCGACGCCGAGGTGGACGCCAGCACGACCAGCGGCCGGGTCTCCTGCGCCTTCGACGAGCTGCGGGTCGACGGCGGCTGGGGCGCGAAGCGGGTCAGCGGGCGGATCGGCGGGCGGATCGACGGCGGCACCCGGCTGCGCGCCACCACTGTCTCCGGCGCCATCGCGGTGCTCCGCCGCCCCAGCCTCGACGACTCCGGCCACGGAACCCCGGGCGGCGCACCGGAAACGGGCGCGTCCGGCCTGCGGAAGGAGTCCTGA
- a CDS encoding DUF6104 family protein — translation MYFTDRGIEELADRRGEEEVTLDWLADRLREFVDLNPEFEVPVERLATWLARLDDEDDEDD, via the coding sequence GTGTACTTCACCGACCGCGGTATCGAGGAGCTCGCCGACCGGCGCGGCGAGGAGGAGGTCACCCTGGACTGGCTGGCCGACCGGCTGCGGGAGTTCGTCGACCTCAACCCCGAGTTCGAGGTGCCCGTCGAACGCCTCGCCACCTGGCTCGCCCGCCTGGACGACGAGGACGACGAGGACGACTGA
- a CDS encoding VMAP-C domain-containing protein: MSGGAPEQAAEAAEILVPLAAEATVRIHGAEPGNPFVGSGFFVARNWVLTCAHVVWAGARPGRVRPEGVQAPRAPGAARPQGEAGVGAPRNVLVGHGDKLLAGVVEWTSASAPAAPGPDGSGERWPVPDLALVRLTDQVEHPCVWMTERTPKGYTTNQVAYFGWLLLDGEPVPYNGRCTVSGQLGVGGGGALRLSNDDEMPQGLSGGPVVDLVRGEVIGVLKARRRDRDGGLAVSVQQLRHLPPDERADADLYHRVVTGHDLYHSDRHRYVVDDTFYGWTDAHTDIGAAADRALTPGQRTALLGLLAQLPPPAAARTLQDLVAEVRGGAPQGYTLAPRAWRDGLGMLYDLRRGSELEAVLRYAMLAATDERTEPAEPVAERALWEWAEEAAAAQGLSMRFRNSLATERRSRLRARAVDDVLAGVDQRPRGEAQLEIIPRGWEPDRFDWRVTVVPENGEVDCVQEDFHGTPAAELPVRLAGPLAEAFRRCDEPGHTAPLNLAVPGSLMAFAADAWRLAPGEPALGTLRPLVVRRTDSPGDEDPEAAEERLGRWRSLHHGRPAPEVLDCDQAVAADLPDDEALRGRPRDLLPVLCRSAETAPEALHRLIRCGYSVALWRREPVGADRVCADFHRGVPRTVHAAGTAAGLPAALAVLRSAVAAGVPEAYWSDGLALLYDDPTRPLPGTDELLETP, translated from the coding sequence ATGTCGGGGGGCGCACCGGAGCAGGCCGCCGAGGCCGCTGAGATCCTGGTCCCGCTGGCCGCCGAGGCGACTGTGCGCATTCACGGGGCCGAGCCCGGGAATCCTTTTGTGGGCAGCGGTTTCTTCGTCGCCCGCAACTGGGTGCTGACCTGCGCCCACGTGGTGTGGGCCGGGGCGCGGCCGGGGCGGGTGCGGCCGGAGGGGGTCCAGGCGCCGCGGGCTCCGGGCGCGGCACGGCCGCAAGGGGAGGCAGGAGTGGGCGCGCCGCGCAACGTGCTCGTCGGACACGGCGACAAGCTGCTGGCCGGCGTGGTCGAGTGGACCTCGGCGTCCGCCCCGGCCGCGCCCGGCCCGGACGGCTCCGGTGAGCGCTGGCCGGTCCCGGACCTGGCCCTGGTCCGGCTCACCGACCAGGTCGAGCACCCCTGCGTGTGGATGACCGAGCGCACCCCCAAGGGCTACACCACCAACCAGGTCGCGTACTTCGGCTGGCTGCTGCTGGACGGCGAGCCGGTCCCGTACAACGGGCGCTGCACGGTGAGCGGGCAGCTCGGCGTGGGCGGCGGCGGGGCGCTGCGGCTGAGCAACGACGACGAGATGCCGCAGGGCCTGTCCGGCGGGCCCGTGGTGGACCTGGTGCGCGGCGAGGTGATCGGCGTGCTCAAGGCCCGGCGCCGGGACCGGGACGGCGGCCTGGCCGTCAGCGTGCAGCAGCTGCGCCACCTGCCGCCGGACGAGCGCGCCGACGCCGACCTCTACCACCGGGTGGTGACCGGCCACGACCTCTACCACTCCGACCGCCACCGGTACGTCGTCGACGACACCTTCTACGGCTGGACGGACGCCCACACCGACATCGGTGCCGCCGCCGACCGCGCCCTCACCCCCGGCCAGCGCACCGCGCTGCTCGGTCTGCTCGCCCAGCTCCCGCCGCCCGCCGCCGCCCGCACCCTCCAGGACCTGGTGGCCGAGGTGCGCGGCGGCGCACCCCAGGGGTACACCCTCGCCCCGCGCGCCTGGCGGGACGGCCTGGGCATGCTCTACGACCTGCGCCGCGGCTCGGAGTTGGAGGCGGTACTGCGGTACGCGATGCTCGCGGCCACCGACGAGCGGACCGAGCCCGCCGAGCCGGTGGCCGAGCGGGCGCTGTGGGAGTGGGCCGAGGAGGCAGCCGCCGCGCAGGGGTTGAGCATGCGGTTCCGCAACTCGCTCGCCACCGAGCGGCGTTCCCGGCTGCGCGCACGGGCCGTCGACGACGTGCTGGCCGGAGTGGACCAGCGGCCGCGCGGGGAGGCCCAGCTGGAGATCATCCCGCGCGGCTGGGAGCCCGACCGCTTCGACTGGCGGGTGACCGTGGTGCCGGAGAACGGCGAAGTGGACTGCGTCCAGGAGGACTTCCACGGCACGCCGGCCGCCGAACTGCCCGTCCGGCTGGCCGGGCCGCTGGCCGAGGCGTTCCGCCGCTGCGACGAGCCCGGGCACACCGCGCCGCTGAACCTGGCCGTCCCCGGCTCGCTGATGGCCTTCGCCGCCGACGCCTGGCGGCTGGCCCCCGGCGAGCCCGCGCTGGGCACCCTCCGCCCGCTGGTGGTGCGCCGCACCGACTCGCCGGGCGACGAGGACCCGGAGGCGGCCGAGGAGCGGTTGGGCCGCTGGCGCTCCCTGCACCACGGCCGCCCCGCGCCCGAGGTGCTCGACTGCGACCAGGCGGTGGCCGCCGACCTCCCCGACGACGAGGCGCTGCGCGGTCGGCCGCGGGACCTGCTGCCGGTGCTGTGCCGCAGCGCCGAGACCGCGCCGGAGGCGCTGCACCGGCTGATCCGCTGCGGCTACTCGGTCGCGCTGTGGCGGCGCGAACCGGTCGGCGCCGACCGGGTGTGCGCCGACTTCCACCGCGGGGTGCCGCGCACCGTCCACGCCGCCGGCACCGCCGCCGGACTGCCCGCGGCCCTGGCCGTACTGCGCTCGGCGGTGGCGGCGGGGGTGCCGGAGGCGTACTGGTCCGACGGCCTCGCCCTGCTCTACGACGATCCGACCCGGCCCCTTCCAGGCACCGACGAGCTGCTGGAGACGCCATGA
- a CDS encoding AAA family ATPase, giving the protein MTEPGAAGEWLIYRGTGEPHNGIEALPEPPPWRDFDGGPLVEPAPGADSSSARRLGAYRHMAELHRPSPEELEMVNAALYLRRPLLVTGSPGAGKSTLAHAVAYELGLGRVLHWPIVSRSTLQDGLYRYDAIARLQDTQIAANTGTAPPGGIGSYIRLGPLGTALLPTARPRVLLVDELDKSDIDLPNDLLNVMEEGEFGIPELERLAEREPVVDVMTDDGARVAVTEGRIRCRAFPFVILTSNGERDFPPPLLRRCIHLELGRPDYDRLSTVVRAHLGDEAATVGDDLVQRFLERSRSELLATDQLLNAIYLTHHAAPPSRSRLADMLIQRLDRPR; this is encoded by the coding sequence ATGACCGAGCCCGGGGCCGCCGGCGAGTGGCTCATCTACCGGGGCACCGGCGAGCCCCACAACGGCATCGAGGCGCTGCCCGAGCCGCCGCCGTGGCGGGACTTCGACGGCGGGCCGCTGGTGGAGCCGGCGCCCGGCGCGGACAGCTCCTCGGCCCGCCGGCTGGGCGCCTACCGGCACATGGCCGAACTGCACCGGCCCAGCCCGGAGGAGCTGGAGATGGTCAACGCGGCGCTCTACCTGCGCCGCCCGCTGCTGGTCACCGGCAGCCCGGGCGCCGGCAAGTCCACCCTCGCGCACGCGGTCGCGTACGAACTGGGCCTGGGCCGGGTGCTGCACTGGCCGATCGTCAGCCGCAGCACCCTCCAGGACGGCCTGTACCGCTACGACGCCATCGCCCGGCTCCAGGACACCCAGATCGCCGCGAACACCGGCACCGCGCCGCCCGGCGGCATCGGCAGCTACATCCGGCTCGGCCCGCTGGGCACGGCACTGCTGCCCACCGCCAGACCGCGGGTGCTCCTCGTCGACGAGCTCGACAAGTCCGACATCGACCTGCCCAACGACCTCCTGAACGTCATGGAGGAGGGCGAGTTCGGGATACCGGAACTGGAGCGGCTCGCCGAACGCGAGCCGGTGGTCGACGTGATGACCGACGACGGCGCCCGGGTCGCCGTCACCGAGGGCCGGATCCGCTGCCGGGCCTTCCCGTTCGTGATCCTCACCAGCAACGGCGAACGCGACTTCCCGCCACCGCTGCTGCGCCGCTGCATCCACCTGGAGCTGGGCCGCCCCGACTACGACCGGCTGTCCACCGTCGTCCGCGCGCACCTCGGCGACGAGGCCGCGACGGTCGGCGACGACCTCGTACAGCGCTTCCTGGAGCGTTCCCGCAGCGAACTGCTCGCCACCGACCAGCTGTTGAACGCGATCTACCTGACCCACCACGCGGCGCCGCCGTCCCGGTCCCGGCTGGCCGACATGCTCATCCAGCGGCTCGACCGGCCGAGGTGA
- a CDS encoding NADPH-dependent FMN reductase, with protein sequence MPTPPVVLLLSGSLRAASTNEAVLRTAQAVAASAGVRAVRYDGLADLPHFNPDDDTDPLPPSVAGLRAAIEQAAGVLICAPEYAGTLPGSFTNLLDWTVGGTEICDKPTAWVNAAAPGRGQGAEATLRTVLGYTGADIVERACVRIPVGREALGADGIITDPEIRRQLGNLLALLAESGGSGGSGESARPEEG encoded by the coding sequence ATGCCCACGCCGCCGGTGGTCCTTCTGCTGTCGGGGAGCCTGCGGGCCGCCTCGACCAACGAGGCCGTGCTGCGGACGGCGCAGGCCGTGGCGGCGTCCGCGGGGGTGCGGGCCGTCCGGTACGACGGGCTGGCGGACCTTCCGCACTTCAACCCCGACGACGACACCGACCCGCTGCCGCCCTCCGTGGCCGGGCTGCGGGCGGCGATCGAGCAGGCGGCGGGCGTCCTGATCTGCGCCCCGGAGTACGCGGGCACGCTGCCCGGTTCGTTCACGAACCTGCTGGACTGGACGGTCGGCGGCACCGAGATCTGCGACAAGCCGACCGCCTGGGTCAACGCGGCCGCCCCCGGCCGCGGCCAGGGCGCGGAGGCCACGCTGCGGACGGTCCTGGGCTACACCGGCGCGGACATCGTGGAGCGGGCCTGCGTGAGGATTCCGGTGGGCCGCGAGGCGCTCGGCGCGGACGGGATCATCACCGACCCGGAGATCCGCCGGCAACTTGGCAACCTGCTGGCCCTGTTGGCGGAGTCCGGCGGGTCCGGCGGGTCCGGCGAGTCCGCGCGGCCCGAAGAGGGCTGA
- the fxsA gene encoding FxSxx-COOH cyclophane-containing RiPP peptide → MAQRPDGRTGTSGGPHTSGASDDGPAAGARPGAPVRGGARAPPTRRPGATPPCRAREPDAARPEPQDARAAGPHPAGVDLLGMDLETLRTTSHPVLAALVGELRARVAAPGSEALWGFDNAPPPTPDRR, encoded by the coding sequence ATGGCGCAGCGACCCGACGGCCGGACCGGAACCTCCGGCGGCCCTCACACCTCCGGCGCTTCCGATGACGGCCCGGCAGCCGGCGCCCGGCCGGGCGCACCCGTGCGCGGCGGCGCCCGCGCCCCGCCGACCCGCCGCCCGGGAGCCACGCCGCCGTGCCGGGCCCGGGAGCCCGACGCCGCCCGCCCGGAGCCGCAGGACGCCCGGGCCGCCGGGCCGCACCCCGCCGGGGTCGACCTGCTCGGCATGGACCTGGAGACGCTGCGCACCACGAGCCACCCCGTACTGGCCGCCCTCGTCGGCGAGCTGCGGGCCCGGGTCGCGGCGCCCGGCAGCGAGGCCCTGTGGGGGTTCGACAACGCTCCACCACCGACGCCGGACCGCCGGTGA
- a CDS encoding FxsB family cyclophane-forming radical SAM/SPASM peptide maturase, giving the protein MRHAAGPRPGAEQGAGPAGRPGPPVPFRQFVLKAHSRCNLVCRYCYLYAGPDATWRDRPRTPSAAVAARTAERIAEHAAAHGLREIAVVFHGGEPLLTGTGRLVADADLIRAAVPPDCAVRVTVQTNATLLTRARVRALADAGFGVGVSLDGGLPAHNAARVDHTGRPSWPAAAAGLRVLAEYAPEAFAGLLCVVDLRHDPVEVYESLLAFRPPAVDLLLPHGNWTSPPPGLPAPPEDPAPYGRWLTAVFDRWWDAPRRETRIGLFEECAALLLGAPAAGERLGLQPFAAVVVETDGTIEQVDSLKSAYDGAAATGLDVFRHSFDDALAHPGVAARQTGAAALGPTCRACPLATVCGGGHYAHRYRAPDGFANPSVYCADLARLIRHTATRLAEAAGAGPGRHTSRESRR; this is encoded by the coding sequence GTGCGTCACGCCGCCGGTCCGCGGCCGGGTGCGGAGCAGGGCGCGGGGCCCGCCGGCCGACCCGGACCGCCCGTCCCGTTCCGGCAGTTCGTGCTCAAGGCGCACAGCCGCTGCAACCTCGTCTGCCGCTACTGCTACCTGTACGCCGGCCCCGACGCCACCTGGCGCGACCGCCCCCGCACCCCGTCGGCCGCGGTGGCGGCCCGCACCGCCGAGCGGATCGCCGAACACGCCGCCGCCCACGGCCTGCGCGAGATCGCGGTGGTCTTCCACGGCGGCGAGCCCCTCCTCACCGGCACCGGCCGGCTCGTCGCCGACGCCGACCTGATCCGCGCCGCGGTCCCGCCGGACTGCGCCGTCCGGGTGACCGTCCAGACCAACGCCACCCTCCTCACCCGGGCCCGGGTGAGGGCGCTGGCCGACGCCGGGTTCGGCGTCGGCGTCAGCCTCGACGGCGGCCTGCCCGCGCACAACGCGGCCCGCGTCGACCACACCGGACGTCCCTCCTGGCCCGCCGCCGCGGCCGGCCTGCGGGTGCTGGCCGAGTACGCGCCCGAGGCGTTCGCCGGGCTGCTGTGCGTCGTGGACCTGCGGCACGACCCGGTGGAGGTCTACGAGTCGCTGCTGGCCTTCCGGCCGCCCGCCGTCGACCTGCTGCTGCCGCACGGCAACTGGACCAGCCCGCCGCCCGGCCTGCCCGCGCCGCCGGAGGACCCGGCGCCCTACGGCCGCTGGCTCACCGCCGTCTTCGACCGCTGGTGGGACGCGCCCCGCCGGGAGACCCGGATCGGCCTGTTCGAGGAGTGCGCCGCGCTGCTGCTCGGCGCACCGGCGGCCGGGGAGCGGCTGGGGCTGCAACCCTTCGCCGCCGTCGTGGTGGAGACCGACGGCACCATCGAGCAGGTCGACTCCCTCAAGTCCGCGTACGACGGCGCCGCCGCCACCGGCCTCGACGTCTTCCGCCACAGCTTCGACGACGCCCTCGCCCACCCGGGCGTCGCCGCCCGCCAGACCGGGGCCGCCGCCCTCGGCCCGACCTGCCGCGCCTGCCCGCTGGCGACCGTCTGCGGCGGCGGGCACTACGCCCACCGCTACCGCGCCCCGGACGGCTTCGCGAACCCGTCGGTCTACTGCGCGGACCTCGCCCGTCTGATCCGCCACACCGCCACCCGGCTCGCCGAGGCAGCCGGCGCCGGGCCCGGCCGCCACACCTCCCGGGAGTCCCGCCGGTGA
- a CDS encoding HEXXH motif domain-containing protein → MPPYPRPPRQEGRGYGAGLPVEVRRGQDGVWRSAAPGWRPLQALHHPDGRPVLIDDVDPYRDEEHRTNPYGLDVADRLDLGGHASWRTAWRDARPWLELGDGTRAREVAELLECVVPLAGAPTAQCSATRGEAFGALLSSTPRGGLDLAATLVHELQHAKLLAVSQITPLHTADDAPRYFAPWRPDPRPFDGLFQGAYAHLALADFHLRTAGVLTDPVLRDAAWADHCRCRQQVGAALPQLLGARALTAHGRALVAAMAEHHARLCRDVPPDGHLARATAYVETARMSWRRHRAGTTRE, encoded by the coding sequence GTGCCGCCGTACCCGCGGCCGCCCCGCCAGGAGGGCCGCGGGTACGGCGCCGGGCTCCCCGTCGAGGTGCGGCGCGGCCAGGACGGCGTGTGGCGTTCGGCCGCCCCCGGCTGGCGCCCCCTCCAGGCGCTGCACCACCCCGACGGGCGGCCCGTCCTCATCGACGACGTCGACCCCTACCGGGACGAGGAGCACCGCACCAACCCCTACGGCCTGGACGTCGCCGACCGGCTCGACCTCGGCGGCCACGCCAGCTGGCGCACCGCCTGGCGGGACGCGCGGCCTTGGCTGGAGCTGGGCGACGGCACCCGGGCCCGGGAGGTGGCGGAGCTGCTGGAGTGCGTCGTCCCGCTGGCCGGCGCGCCCACCGCGCAGTGCAGCGCCACCCGCGGCGAGGCGTTCGGCGCGCTGCTCAGCAGCACCCCGCGCGGCGGCCTGGACCTTGCCGCCACGCTCGTCCACGAACTCCAGCACGCCAAGCTGCTCGCGGTCTCCCAGATCACCCCGCTGCACACCGCCGACGACGCGCCGCGCTACTTCGCGCCCTGGCGCCCCGACCCGCGCCCCTTCGACGGCCTCTTCCAGGGCGCCTACGCCCACCTCGCGCTCGCCGACTTCCACCTGCGTACGGCCGGCGTGCTCACCGACCCGGTGCTGCGCGACGCCGCGTGGGCCGACCACTGCCGCTGCCGCCAGCAGGTCGGCGCCGCCCTGCCCCAACTCCTCGGCGCCCGGGCGCTGACCGCGCACGGCCGGGCGCTGGTGGCGGCGATGGCCGAGCACCACGCCCGACTGTGCCGCGACGTCCCGCCCGACGGCCACCTGGCCCGCGCCACCGCCTACGTGGAGACCGCGCGCATGTCCTGGCGCCGCCACCGCGCCGGAACCACCCGGGAGTGA